Proteins encoded within one genomic window of Halorussus salilacus:
- a CDS encoding acyl-CoA mutase large subunit family protein produces MFDADDLEEIREAREEWDEETVGPTVERFGERKEQFTTDTGGQEVERLYTPEDVADLDYEEDLGFPGEEPYTRGPYSTMHRGRLWTMRQYAGFGTPEETNERFEYLIENGSSGLSMAFDLPTQMGYDSDAGMAAGEVGKSGVAIDSLHDMETVFDGIPLDEVSTSMTINAPASVLLAMYIAVGDKQGVDREQLRGTIQNDLLKEYIARNTYIYPPEPSMRVITDIFEFCAAETPKFNTISISGYHVREAGATAAQELAFTLGNGIEYVEAATDAGLDVDEFAPQLSFFFNAHNNILEEVAKFRAARRMWAKIMDERFGAENPKSKQLKFHTQTAGSTLTAQQVDNNIVRVAYQALAAVLGGTQSLHTNGKDEALALPTEESVRTALRTQQILAHESGAADTIDPLAGSYYVESLTDDLEAEAFDILDTVDEKGGMRRAIEDQWVQRQIQDVAYERQREVEEGERVIVGVNEFEVDEEPEVDIQEVTAEEEQKQIDRLNAVKDDRDDEEVEARLAALREAAEGEENVMPYIVSAVKAYATVGEICNVLRETFGEYQPGTAV; encoded by the coding sequence ATGTTCGACGCCGACGACCTCGAAGAGATACGCGAGGCGCGCGAGGAGTGGGACGAGGAGACGGTCGGGCCCACGGTCGAGCGGTTCGGCGAGCGCAAGGAGCAGTTCACCACCGACACCGGCGGTCAGGAGGTCGAGCGCCTCTACACGCCCGAGGACGTGGCCGACCTCGACTACGAGGAGGACCTCGGGTTCCCCGGCGAGGAGCCCTACACCCGCGGGCCCTACTCGACGATGCACCGCGGGCGGCTCTGGACCATGCGCCAGTACGCCGGGTTCGGCACGCCCGAGGAGACCAACGAGCGCTTCGAGTACCTCATCGAGAACGGGTCGTCGGGGCTCTCGATGGCGTTCGACCTGCCGACCCAGATGGGCTACGACTCCGACGCCGGGATGGCCGCGGGCGAGGTGGGGAAATCGGGGGTCGCCATCGACTCGCTACACGACATGGAGACCGTCTTCGACGGCATTCCGTTGGACGAGGTCAGCACCTCGATGACCATCAACGCGCCCGCCTCGGTCCTGCTGGCGATGTACATCGCGGTCGGCGACAAGCAGGGCGTCGACCGCGAGCAGCTCCGAGGCACCATCCAGAACGACCTCCTCAAGGAGTACATCGCGCGCAACACCTACATCTACCCGCCCGAGCCCTCGATGCGGGTCATCACCGACATCTTCGAGTTCTGCGCTGCCGAGACCCCGAAGTTCAACACCATCTCCATCTCGGGCTACCACGTCCGCGAGGCGGGCGCGACCGCCGCCCAGGAGCTCGCGTTCACGCTCGGCAACGGCATCGAGTACGTCGAGGCCGCGACCGACGCGGGCCTCGACGTGGACGAGTTCGCCCCCCAGCTCTCGTTCTTCTTCAACGCGCACAACAACATCCTCGAAGAGGTCGCGAAGTTCCGCGCGGCCCGCCGGATGTGGGCGAAGATCATGGACGAGCGCTTCGGCGCGGAGAATCCCAAGAGCAAACAGCTCAAGTTCCACACCCAGACCGCTGGCTCCACGCTCACGGCCCAGCAGGTCGACAACAACATCGTCCGGGTGGCCTACCAGGCGCTCGCGGCGGTGCTGGGCGGCACCCAGAGCCTCCACACCAACGGCAAGGACGAGGCGCTGGCGCTCCCCACCGAGGAGAGCGTCCGGACCGCCCTCCGGACCCAGCAGATACTCGCCCACGAGTCGGGCGCGGCAGACACCATCGACCCCCTCGCCGGGAGCTACTACGTCGAGAGCCTCACCGACGACCTCGAAGCCGAGGCGTTCGACATCCTCGACACCGTCGACGAGAAGGGCGGGATGCGCCGGGCCATCGAGGACCAGTGGGTCCAGCGCCAGATTCAGGACGTCGCCTACGAGCGCCAGCGCGAGGTCGAGGAGGGCGAGCGCGTCATCGTCGGCGTCAACGAGTTCGAGGTCGACGAGGAACCGGAGGTCGACATCCAGGAGGTCACCGCGGAGGAAGAGCAGAAGCAGATCGACCGCCTGAACGCCGTGAAGGACGACCGCGACGACGAGGAAGTCGAGGCCAGACTCGCGGCGCTCCGGGAGGCCGCCGAGGGCGAGGAGAACGTGATGCCCTACATCGTGTCGGCGGTGAAAGCGTACGCGACTGTCGGTGAGATTTGTAACGTGCTTCGGGAAACGTTCGGGGAATATCAGCCCGGAACGGCGGTGTAG
- a CDS encoding aminotransferase class V-fold PLP-dependent enzyme, with protein sequence MNPEDLRADIPVLDRTAYMNTGAAGPSPTRVVEAGEDCLERHEYDAPVEEGMYPAAFETFDRTREAVADHLGATPEEVALTQSTTDGINRIAAGLDWEPGDRVVRTDLEHSSGILPWKRLARHGVETEVVESEAGRIDADAFAEAVEGAKLVCLSALTWTHGTLLPVRELTEIAHDAGALVLVDAVQCPGQMPVDVHEWGADFFAGAGHKWLLGPFGAGFLHVSPGAEARLEPAHIGYRSVEDPNAEEYAYEPGAHRLEVGTVSPVPYAGLREAIHLIEEIGYDTIEGRIERLTDRLKQGIVESDEAHLLSPREYESGLVSFVVDDPEATVERLAEEGVRIRDLPYPDGVVRASIHVFNTEGDVDELVDRL encoded by the coding sequence ATGAACCCGGAGGACCTCCGCGCCGACATCCCTGTTCTCGACCGGACCGCCTACATGAACACCGGAGCCGCGGGACCGAGCCCGACCCGCGTCGTCGAGGCGGGCGAGGACTGTCTCGAACGCCACGAGTACGACGCGCCCGTCGAGGAGGGGATGTACCCCGCCGCGTTCGAGACCTTCGACCGGACGCGCGAGGCGGTGGCCGACCACCTCGGCGCGACCCCCGAGGAGGTCGCGCTCACCCAGAGCACGACCGACGGCATCAACCGAATCGCGGCCGGGCTCGACTGGGAGCCCGGCGACAGGGTCGTCAGGACAGACCTCGAACACTCCTCGGGCATCCTGCCGTGGAAGCGCCTCGCGCGCCACGGCGTCGAGACCGAAGTCGTCGAGAGCGAGGCCGGGCGCATCGACGCCGACGCCTTCGCCGAGGCGGTCGAGGGCGCGAAGCTGGTCTGTCTCAGCGCGCTGACGTGGACCCATGGCACCCTCCTCCCGGTCCGGGAACTGACCGAGATCGCCCACGACGCGGGCGCGTTAGTTCTCGTGGACGCGGTCCAGTGCCCCGGACAGATGCCGGTGGACGTTCACGAGTGGGGCGCGGACTTCTTCGCTGGCGCGGGCCACAAGTGGTTGCTGGGCCCCTTCGGCGCGGGCTTTCTGCATGTGAGCCCGGGCGCGGAGGCCCGCCTCGAACCCGCCCACATCGGCTACCGGAGCGTCGAGGACCCCAACGCCGAGGAGTACGCCTACGAGCCCGGCGCGCACCGACTGGAGGTGGGGACGGTCTCGCCCGTTCCCTACGCCGGACTCCGGGAGGCGATTCACCTCATCGAGGAAATCGGCTACGATACCATCGAGGGGCGAATCGAGCGATTGACCGACCGACTCAAGCAGGGTATCGTGGAATCGGACGAGGCCCACCTGCTGAGCCCCCGCGAGTACGAATCCGGACTGGTGAGTTTCGTGGTTGACGACCCCGAGGCGACCGTCGAGCGACTGGCCGAGGAGGGCGTTCGGATTCGGGACCTTCCGTATCCTGATGGTGTGGTTCGGGCTTCTATTCATGTGTTTAATACGGAGGGTGACGTGGACGAACTCGTTGATCGACTTTGA
- the mce gene encoding methylmalonyl-CoA epimerase: MHIDHVGIATDDAETLADLYADLFEAPVAHSEEFDGLRVVFLELGESYFELLEPIEDGTISRYLDANGPGIHHVALATEDIEAALDAARERGVELVDEEPRPGAWGHEVAFLHPKSTGGALVEFVEH; encoded by the coding sequence ATGCACATCGACCACGTCGGAATCGCCACCGACGACGCCGAGACGCTCGCCGACCTGTACGCAGACCTGTTCGAGGCGCCGGTCGCCCACAGCGAGGAGTTCGACGGCCTGCGAGTCGTCTTCCTCGAACTCGGCGAGAGCTACTTCGAACTGCTCGAACCCATCGAAGACGGCACCATCTCGCGATATCTCGACGCGAACGGTCCGGGTATCCACCACGTCGCGCTCGCGACCGAGGACATCGAGGCGGCGCTCGACGCCGCGCGCGAGCGCGGCGTCGAGCTCGTCGACGAGGAACCCCGGCCCGGCGCGTGGGGCCACGAGGTCGCGTTCCTCCACCCGAAATCGACGGGCGGCGCGCTGGTGGAGTTCGTCGAGCACTGA
- a CDS encoding ferredoxin--NADP reductase, translated as MDGTEVAVRSVRTVGSDTVALELETPEGFDAHPGQFVQLAATVGGEEVTRHYTLSSPDSTETFEVTVEVDPEGSLSPHLADLEPGATVEVAGPFGDAYYEGEDSVVVLAGGPGIGPAVGIGERAVAEGGDVTVVYRDDDPAHEDRLADLAAEGATVAITTDVSSEEVVDLLANSVGQVFVYGFADFLDEATAALDAANLSAGDAKTENFGPAP; from the coding sequence ATGGACGGCACGGAAGTCGCGGTTCGCTCTGTCAGGACGGTCGGTTCCGACACGGTCGCGCTCGAACTGGAGACGCCCGAGGGGTTCGACGCCCACCCCGGGCAGTTCGTACAGCTCGCCGCGACCGTGGGGGGCGAGGAGGTCACCCGCCACTACACCCTCTCGTCGCCCGACAGCACCGAGACGTTCGAGGTGACCGTCGAGGTCGACCCCGAGGGGTCGCTCAGTCCCCACCTCGCAGACCTCGAACCCGGCGCGACCGTCGAGGTCGCGGGACCGTTCGGCGACGCCTACTACGAGGGCGAGGACAGCGTGGTCGTCCTCGCGGGCGGGCCGGGCATCGGTCCCGCGGTGGGCATCGGCGAGCGCGCGGTCGCCGAGGGCGGCGACGTGACCGTCGTGTACCGCGACGACGACCCGGCCCACGAGGACCGCCTCGCCGACCTCGCCGCGGAGGGCGCGACGGTCGCCATCACGACCGACGTGTCGAGCGAGGAGGTCGTCGACCTCCTCGCGAACAGCGTGGGACAGGTGTTCGTCTACGGTTTCGCCGACTTCCTCGACGAGGCGACCGCCGCGCTCGACGCCGCGAACCTCTCGGCGGGCGACGCCAAGACCGAGAACTTCGGGCCCGCGCCGTAG
- a CDS encoding 2-oxoacid:acceptor oxidoreductase subunit alpha, protein MPDDLNWAIGGEAGDGIDSTGKIFAQALSRAGRHVFTSKDFASRIRGGYTAYKIRSSTDRVQSVVDRLDILVALTERTIDENMDELHEGSVIIYDGERTEMQDVEVPEGMIGLDVPLQGLAEEAGGAIMQNVVALGAACEVTNFPIENLDSALEKKFGSKGESLVENNKQAARKGQEYVAEEYDHEFDYDLDTTDNDYVLLNGDEAIGMGAIAAGCRFYAGYPITPATDVMEYLTGRIERFGGEVVQAEDELSAINMALGAARAGARSMTATSGPGIDLMTETFGLVAQSETPLVICDVMRSGPSTGMPTKQEQGDLNMTLYGGHGEIPRFVVAPTNIAECFHKTVEAFNFAEKYQTPVFLVSDLAMAVTEQTFEPEEFDMDEVEIDRGKVVDEDEVEAWTDEKGRFQPHFPTADGISPRAFPGTDGAAHMSTGLEHNSLGRRTEDTEVRVEQVDKRNRKVETAREEEDWEVREFGNPDADNLVISWGSNEGAMREALGFLEDDGIDVRFLSVPYIFPRPDLSDDIEAADEVIVVECNETGQFANLLERDALTRLKRVNKYNGVRFKADELADDIKERLEAEEVRA, encoded by the coding sequence ATGCCAGACGACCTGAACTGGGCCATCGGCGGCGAAGCCGGCGATGGGATCGACTCGACGGGGAAGATCTTCGCGCAAGCGCTCTCGCGCGCGGGACGACACGTATTCACTTCCAAGGACTTCGCGTCCCGCATCCGCGGGGGGTACACCGCGTACAAAATCCGTAGCTCGACCGACCGCGTCCAGAGCGTCGTGGACCGACTCGACATTCTCGTCGCGCTGACCGAGCGCACCATCGACGAGAACATGGACGAACTCCACGAGGGGAGCGTCATCATCTACGACGGCGAGCGCACCGAGATGCAGGACGTCGAGGTGCCCGAGGGGATGATCGGCCTCGACGTTCCGCTCCAAGGCCTCGCCGAGGAGGCTGGGGGAGCCATCATGCAGAACGTCGTCGCGCTCGGCGCGGCGTGCGAGGTGACGAACTTCCCCATCGAGAACCTCGACTCCGCGCTGGAGAAGAAGTTCGGTAGCAAGGGTGAGTCGCTCGTCGAGAACAACAAGCAGGCCGCCCGGAAGGGCCAGGAGTACGTGGCCGAGGAGTACGACCACGAGTTCGACTACGACCTCGACACGACCGACAACGACTACGTCCTGCTCAACGGCGACGAGGCAATCGGGATGGGGGCCATCGCGGCTGGCTGTCGGTTCTACGCCGGATACCCGATCACCCCCGCGACCGACGTGATGGAGTACCTCACCGGCCGCATCGAGCGGTTCGGCGGCGAGGTCGTTCAGGCCGAAGACGAGCTCTCGGCCATCAACATGGCGCTGGGCGCGGCCCGCGCCGGAGCGCGCTCGATGACCGCGACCTCCGGGCCGGGCATCGACCTGATGACCGAGACGTTCGGGCTGGTCGCCCAGAGCGAGACGCCGCTGGTCATCTGCGACGTGATGCGCTCGGGTCCCTCGACCGGGATGCCGACCAAGCAGGAGCAGGGCGACCTCAACATGACCCTCTACGGCGGTCACGGCGAGATTCCGCGGTTCGTGGTCGCGCCGACCAACATCGCCGAGTGCTTCCACAAGACCGTCGAGGCGTTCAACTTCGCCGAGAAGTACCAGACGCCGGTCTTCCTGGTCTCGGACCTCGCGATGGCGGTCACCGAGCAGACGTTCGAACCCGAGGAGTTCGACATGGACGAGGTCGAGATCGACCGCGGGAAGGTCGTCGACGAGGACGAGGTCGAGGCCTGGACCGACGAGAAGGGCCGGTTCCAGCCCCACTTCCCGACCGCCGACGGCATCAGCCCCCGGGCGTTCCCCGGCACCGACGGCGCGGCCCACATGTCGACCGGCCTCGAACACAACTCGCTCGGTCGCCGGACCGAGGACACCGAGGTTCGCGTCGAGCAGGTCGACAAGCGCAACCGGAAGGTCGAGACCGCCCGCGAGGAGGAGGACTGGGAGGTCCGGGAGTTCGGAAATCCCGACGCCGACAACCTCGTCATCTCGTGGGGGTCGAACGAGGGCGCGATGCGCGAGGCCCTCGGGTTCCTCGAAGACGACGGCATCGACGTTCGGTTCCTCTCGGTACCGTACATCTTCCCGCGGCCCGACCTCAGCGACGACATCGAGGCCGCCGACGAGGTCATCGTGGTCGAGTGCAACGAGACCGGGCAGTTCGCCAACCTGCTCGAACGTGACGCGCTCACCCGTCTGAAGCGCGTCAACAAGTACAACGGCGTGCGGTTCAAGGCCGACGAGCTGGCAGACGACATCAAAGAGCGACTCGAAGCCGAGGAGGTTAGAGCATGA
- a CDS encoding 2-oxoacid:ferredoxin oxidoreductase subunit beta encodes MSSEVRFTDFKSDKQPTWCPGCGDFGTMNGMMKALAETGNSPDDTFVVAGIGCSGKIGTFMHSYALHGVHGRALPVGTGVKLANPDLEVMVAGGDGDGYSIGAGHFVHAVRRNVDMTYVVMDNRIYGLTKGQASPTSREDFETSTTPEGPKQPPVNPLALALSAGGSFIAQSFSTDAQRHTEIVKQAIEHDGFGFVNVFSPCVTFNDVDTYDYFRDSIVDLEDEDHDPTDRDAAKDKILDADKEYQGILYQNEESVPYSELHGLDSNMADIPDGAPEGAMDLVREFY; translated from the coding sequence ATGAGTTCCGAGGTACGATTCACCGACTTCAAATCCGACAAGCAGCCGACGTGGTGCCCCGGATGCGGGGACTTCGGTACGATGAACGGCATGATGAAGGCGCTGGCCGAGACCGGCAACAGCCCCGACGACACGTTCGTGGTCGCGGGTATCGGCTGTTCCGGCAAGATCGGCACCTTCATGCACAGCTACGCGCTCCACGGCGTCCACGGCCGGGCGCTCCCGGTGGGCACGGGTGTCAAACTCGCCAACCCCGACCTCGAAGTGATGGTCGCGGGCGGCGACGGCGACGGCTACTCCATCGGCGCGGGCCACTTCGTCCACGCGGTCCGCCGGAACGTCGACATGACCTACGTGGTGATGGACAACCGCATCTACGGCCTGACCAAGGGGCAGGCCTCCCCGACCTCGCGGGAGGACTTCGAGACCAGCACGACCCCCGAGGGACCGAAACAGCCGCCGGTCAACCCCCTCGCGCTCGCCCTCTCGGCGGGCGGGAGCTTCATCGCCCAGTCGTTCTCCACGGACGCCCAGCGACACACCGAAATCGTCAAGCAGGCCATCGAGCACGACGGCTTCGGCTTCGTCAACGTCTTCAGCCCCTGCGTGACGTTCAACGACGTGGACACCTACGACTACTTCCGGGACTCCATCGTGGACCTCGAAGACGAGGACCACGACCCGACCGACCGCGACGCCGCGAAGGACAAAATCCTCGACGCCGACAAGGAGTATCAGGGCATCCTCTACCAGAACGAGGAGAGCGTCCCCTACTCGGAACTCCACGGCCTCGATAGCAACATGGCCGACATCCCGGACGGCGCGCCCGAGGGCGCGATGGACCTCGTTCGGGAGTTCTACTGA